Part of the Aquimarina sp. TRL1 genome, TCGATTTGGTTGTGTATAGTCTGGCCTCTCCTGTTCGTACACACCCAGATACAGGAGAGCGATTTAAGTCTGTATTAAAACCAATTGGAGGTTCTTTTAAAAATAAAACAGTAGATTTTCATACAGGGGTTGTTTCTGATATAGAAATTCAACCAGGAGATGATAAAGATATAGAGAATACGGTTGCTGTAATGGGAGGAGATGATTGGGAATTATGGATAGATGCCATGAAAAAAGCAGAAGTATTAGCTCCTAATGCAACTACCATAGCATATTCTTATATTGGTCCTGAGCTGACAGAACCGGTATATAGAAAAGGAACTATTGGAAAAGCAAAAGATCATCTCGAAGCTACAGCATTTACTATTTCCGATAAATTAAAGGACATAGGAGGAAAAGCTTATGTATCTGTCAATAAGGCTTTAGTTACGCAAGCTAGTTCCGCTATTCCTGTGATTCCATTATACATATCATTATTGTATAAGGTAATGAAGGAGGAAGGAATACATGAAGGATGTATAGAACAAATGTATCGTTTATTTAATGAGCGATTGTATACGGGAGATATAGCATTAGATGAAAAGGGACGTATTCGTGTTGATGATTGGGAAATGAGACCGGATGTACAAGAAAAAATAGCTGCTTTATGGAAAGAAGCAACGACAGAAACCTTGCAAGATATCGGTGACCTCAAAGGATATGAAACAGACTTCTTTAATCTATTTGGTTTTAAAGTTGATGGCGTTGATTATGATCAGGATGTAAACGAAGTTGTTGAGATTTCCGGCATCGTTTAAACATAGAACTGTTGCGAATGCTTTTGTAATGATCTATATTGTTATAGGAGCATTTTGCTTTATTAGCAACAGAGCAAAATACTACGGAGAATTAAGTTAATACTAATATTTTTTTAGCGTGGAACAGCAGGAATATATAACTCGGTTAGAGAATGAAAATAAGGAGCTTAAAAAGCGGTTGGGTAAAATCAATAAGCAAAAGCAAAAGTCAAATAAAATAAAAAAAGGACTTATTGGTTTGTTGAGCGTACCTCTTTTTGGAGTTCCTTTAAAAAAGAGTATTAGTAATGCTATTCATGAATATAAAGAACGGAAATCTGTATCAGTAGATACTGTATCAGATGTAACCTCTAATGTTATTTGGCGTGTCACAAGAATTGGTTTGTTTGCTATTTTAATGGCGGTAATCCCTTCTCTGGTTTTATTGTATCAGACAAAATTATTGTATAATCAAAATGCAATGATTAAAAGTCAAAACAGTTTGATAGAAGCAGATAGACGTTCTTCTTTGGTAACTGTTATGGGAGATGTTCTTAGCGATGTAAACCAGGAACTAAAAAATAAAGCTAGTGGAGAACGAAGTATTAGCAGGACATTAGAAGCTAGAATTGTGAGTCTCTCTATGGCGATGAAACCATATCAATTCAAAGAGAATGATCAGTTAATAGAAAAGCCGATTAGCCCAGAAAAGGGACAGCTGTTGTTTGCCTTATTGAGAAGTCAAATAGGGAAGCAGTCTTCGAGAGATATTTTTCTTACTGGAGATTTTAACTACACAAGTCTTAAAAATGCCAACTTGGGAAGAGGAGCGTTACTACAGTTTGCAAGGCTAAATCATTCTGATTTTAGTGGTTCGGAGATCGTGGAAGGAAACCTCAAAAGAGTAGAGCTTAAAGAGGCGAATCTTACAGGGACTTTTTTGTCAGAATCAGACCTGAGTCAAGCAAATTTGTACAAAGCGGATATGAAAAAAGCCGAATTGATAGGGGTTAATTTTACAAATGCAAATCTGTTTGGAGTAGATTTAACCGGGGCTAATTTGTCTGAAGCGACACTCTGGGGAACAAAATTAAAGAAAGCAAATTTGACAGCTGTGAAATTGGATAATGCTATTGTACATAGAGAAGACTGGATTGCATATGTGTCTGATTCGCTGGATCTGGATGGGGGAAGTGATATTAGGAAGAACTATAGATTAAAGAAGCAAGGTAAAAAACAATTTCTCATAGTTGCGAAATAAGGAGTTGCTTCGATAAGAAAATAATGAAGATGCAAAAATCTTCGTTTTAATGTTTTGATTTTAAAAAATAATGATAGAAAAAGAAATTAATAAGCTGATGAAAAATCGAAGATCGATTTTTCCTGCTCAATATAATGATACAGCAATTACCAATGAATTTATAAATACTTTATTAGAGAATGCGAATTGGGCACCGACGCATAAAATGACTGAACCATGGAGGTTTAAGGTGATTCAGGGAGAAGCCAAAGAGCGATTAGGAGCTTTTCTGGCGGATACTTATGCAGATATTACTGATGATGAGAACTTTTCTCCGTTTAAGCATAAAAAAATAAAAAACAACTGCAAAGCTGCTCATACGATTATAGCGATTTGCATGCAGCGGGACTTAAAAGAGCGTGTTCCAGAGTGGGAAGAAATTGCTTCTACAGCAATGGCAGTTCAGAATATGTGGTTAACATGCACGGCGAATGATATTGGGTGTTATTGGAGTAGTCCTAAGCTAATAACGTATATGCATGAATTTTTTGAATTAGGTGAAGGAGAAAAATGTTTAGGCTTCTTTTATTTAGGAGGCTACGATAAGGAAGATGTGGAGCTGGTTTCAAAAAGAAATACGATCGCAGATAAAGTAGAATGGATGTCGTAAAAAAAACAGAAATACAGATATAAAAAGAGCCACATAAATATATGTGGCTCTTCTGGTTTTATGCAATATGTATTGCATAATTATAGGTTGAATTACTGAGCTAATTTAGCGCTTAATTCTTGTAATTTTTTAGCAGCAGCAGTAGTGTACTCTCCTAATTTTTTAGCGTCTTCAGCAGTAAGATCTTTTGTGAATTCCTGAGCTTTAGTAGCTAATTCCTGACCTTTAGTAGCTAAAGAAGATA contains:
- the fabV gene encoding enoyl-ACP reductase FabV, translated to MIIEPRTRGFICLTSHPKGCEQNVKNQIEYVKTKGEISGPKKVLIIGASTGFGLASRITSAFGSKAATVGVFFDKPGTKGRPGSPGWYNSAAFEKFAHEEDIYAKSINGDAFSNEIKEKTIALIKEDLGQVDLVVYSLASPVRTHPDTGERFKSVLKPIGGSFKNKTVDFHTGVVSDIEIQPGDDKDIENTVAVMGGDDWELWIDAMKKAEVLAPNATTIAYSYIGPELTEPVYRKGTIGKAKDHLEATAFTISDKLKDIGGKAYVSVNKALVTQASSAIPVIPLYISLLYKVMKEEGIHEGCIEQMYRLFNERLYTGDIALDEKGRIRVDDWEMRPDVQEKIAALWKEATTETLQDIGDLKGYETDFFNLFGFKVDGVDYDQDVNEVVEISGIV
- a CDS encoding pentapeptide repeat-containing protein; the encoded protein is MEQQEYITRLENENKELKKRLGKINKQKQKSNKIKKGLIGLLSVPLFGVPLKKSISNAIHEYKERKSVSVDTVSDVTSNVIWRVTRIGLFAILMAVIPSLVLLYQTKLLYNQNAMIKSQNSLIEADRRSSLVTVMGDVLSDVNQELKNKASGERSISRTLEARIVSLSMAMKPYQFKENDQLIEKPISPEKGQLLFALLRSQIGKQSSRDIFLTGDFNYTSLKNANLGRGALLQFARLNHSDFSGSEIVEGNLKRVELKEANLTGTFLSESDLSQANLYKADMKKAELIGVNFTNANLFGVDLTGANLSEATLWGTKLKKANLTAVKLDNAIVHREDWIAYVSDSLDLDGGSDIRKNYRLKKQGKKQFLIVAK
- a CDS encoding nitroreductase; the protein is MIEKEINKLMKNRRSIFPAQYNDTAITNEFINTLLENANWAPTHKMTEPWRFKVIQGEAKERLGAFLADTYADITDDENFSPFKHKKIKNNCKAAHTIIAICMQRDLKERVPEWEEIASTAMAVQNMWLTCTANDIGCYWSSPKLITYMHEFFELGEGEKCLGFFYLGGYDKEDVELVSKRNTIADKVEWMS